A genome region from Geminicoccus roseus DSM 18922 includes the following:
- a CDS encoding efflux RND transporter periplasmic adaptor subunit codes for MMADVPMDRAAGERPRRLSRVAWLIVLVACAGIAGAAFYRFDPFGRKVAAVAAAPPPVAVTLAAVDHAEIQDQLTFAASVTALRRITISPYTSGHITDILVLEGAEVTAGQPLYRLDDRTAQAELALAQERVDLNRAKVQRDSTLQSEGFLAQVSLGATQADLAESEVDLQLKQLNLDLLTIRAPFAGRLERHQVALGQYVTPGTAMVDLVDPDDLAADIQVPERLLEQVRQGASVTFQSNASGQTFDGDVIFISAVIDPSTRTFAVRTSLKDPEKQLRPGLFGSLRLATGARRSTLVVPEEALMQQLTGASVYRVADGKAHLVQVQTGTTAAAGVEITHGLEAGDQVVTSGQFRLRDGDAVQPQPAAGS; via the coding sequence ATGATGGCCGATGTGCCGATGGACAGGGCCGCTGGCGAGCGCCCGCGGCGGCTGTCGCGGGTGGCATGGCTCATCGTTCTCGTGGCCTGCGCCGGGATTGCCGGCGCCGCCTTCTACCGGTTCGATCCGTTCGGCAGGAAGGTCGCCGCGGTGGCGGCGGCCCCGCCGCCGGTGGCGGTGACGCTTGCGGCGGTGGACCATGCCGAGATCCAGGACCAGCTGACCTTCGCCGCCAGCGTGACGGCGCTGCGCCGCATCACGATCTCGCCCTACACCAGCGGCCACATCACCGACATCCTGGTGCTGGAGGGCGCCGAGGTGACCGCCGGCCAGCCCCTTTACCGCCTGGACGACCGCACCGCGCAGGCCGAGCTCGCCCTGGCGCAGGAGCGGGTCGATCTCAACCGCGCCAAGGTGCAGCGCGACAGCACCCTGCAGAGCGAGGGCTTCCTGGCCCAGGTGTCGCTCGGCGCCACCCAGGCCGATCTCGCCGAATCCGAAGTCGACCTGCAGCTCAAGCAGCTCAATCTCGATCTGCTGACCATCCGGGCGCCGTTCGCCGGGCGGCTGGAGCGCCACCAGGTGGCGCTCGGCCAGTACGTGACGCCCGGCACGGCCATGGTCGACCTGGTCGATCCCGACGATCTGGCCGCCGACATCCAGGTGCCCGAGCGCCTGCTCGAGCAGGTGAGACAGGGGGCGTCGGTCACCTTCCAGAGCAATGCCTCCGGCCAGACCTTCGACGGCGACGTGATCTTCATCTCCGCGGTGATCGACCCCTCGACCCGCACCTTCGCCGTGCGCACCAGCCTGAAGGACCCGGAGAAGCAGCTCCGGCCCGGCCTGTTCGGCAGCCTGCGTCTCGCCACCGGGGCCCGGCGCAGCACCCTGGTGGTGCCGGAGGAGGCGCTGATGCAGCAGCTCACCGGTGCCTCGGTGTACCGGGTGGCCGACGGCAAGGCGCATCTCGTCCAGGTCCAGACCGGCACCACGGCGGCAGCCGGGGTGGAGATCACCCATGGACTGGAGGCAGGTGACCAGGTGGTGACCTCCGGGCAGTTCCGACTGCGCGACGGCGATGCCGTGCAGCCGCAGCCGGCGGCCGGTTCATGA